The proteins below are encoded in one region of Elgaria multicarinata webbii isolate HBS135686 ecotype San Diego chromosome 8, rElgMul1.1.pri, whole genome shotgun sequence:
- the LOC134403140 gene encoding uncharacterized protein F54H12.2-like, which produces MAFIHCGSEECTKSELDLFSIGPTQTSIERSLFIEVPPLSALTDTAPLDFFIAGNGEDYMDLNNTLLYVCCKIVNPDGTNLAAAAEVGLVNYPIASLFSQLDVTLGDRLISQSNNSYPYRGYFEAVLNYSADTLATQFSAGLFYKDIPGELESADLDGNNTGFIRRANLTAQSRKIDLLGHLHADLFFQEKLLLNGVDVKIKLTRSKDAFCLMSDVANTPYKLQILSASLFVKKVRVAPGVRLGHAEALLTANAKYPVDRVSMKVFSIPRGSRVANQENLFLGQLPKQVIIGMVDNDSYSGDYHKNPFNFQHFYTNFAALYLDGEQIPTKPFQPSFEEGHCVREYMSLVQAAGKQMKDRALLIDREDYARGYTLFAFDLTPDQEGGDHYSLIKTGNLRAEFRFGRALADTITMIVYGVFDNVIEINHRRNVLFDYM; this is translated from the coding sequence ATGGCTTTTATCCACTGCGGCTCTGAAGAATGCACTAAATCTGAACTTGATCTATTCAGCATTGGCCCCACACAGACCAGTATTGAGAGAAGTTTGTTTATTGAGGTACCACCCTTGTCAGCCCTTACAGACACGGCACCCCTGGATTTCTTCATAGCCGGAAATGGTGAAGATTACATGGACTTAAATAACACCTTGCTCTATGTGTGTTGCAAAATTGTCAATCCTGACGGAACCAACCTTGCTGCAGCTGCAGAGGTAGGCCTGGTGAATTATCCAATAGCCTCCCTCTTTAGTCAGCTGGATGTGACACTTGGTGATCGTTTAATAAGCCAAAGCAATAATTCATATCCGTATAGAGGTTATTTTGAAGCTGTGTTGAACTACAGCGCGGATACCCTAGCAACACAATTCTCTGCTGGGCTCTTTTACAAAGATATACCGGGGGAACTTGAATCTGCGGATCTGGATGGCAACAATACCGGGTTTATTAGAAGAGCAAATCTGACTGCTCAAAGCCGGAAAATAGACCTGTTGGGACACCTCCACGCCGACCTGTTTTTTCAGGAAAAGCTGTTGTTAAATGGGGTTGATGTGAAAATTAAACTTACCCGCAGCAAAGATGCATTCTGCTTAATGTCAGACGTTGCAAACACCCCTTACAAACTACAAATTTTGTCAGCCTCGCTTTTTGTTAAAAAAGTGAGAGTTGCACCTGGTGTTCGTTTGGGTCATGCAGAAGCCCTGTTGACAGCTAATGCCAAATATCCTGTGGATCGTGTGAGCATGAAAGTGTTTAGCATTCCAAGGGGAAGTCGTGTCGCCAACCAGGAAAACCTGTTTTTGGGGCAATTACCTAAACAGGTAATTATAGGCATGGTGGATAATGATTCTTACAGCGGCGATTATCataaaaacccatttaattttcaacatttttatacaaattttGCTGCCCTTTACCTGGATGGAGAACAGATCCCCACGAAACCGTTCCAGCCCTCCTTCGAAGAGGGGCACTGTGTTAGAGAATACATGAGTCTCGTACAGGCCGCTGGCAAACAAATGAAAGATAGGGCTCTTTTAATTGACCGCGAGGACTATGCTAGAGGTTACACCCTTTTTGCATTTGATCTGACACCCGACCAAGAAGGCGGAGACCACTATTCTTTGATTAAAACTGGAAACCTGAGGGCCGAATTTCGCTTTGGTAGAGCCCTGGCTGACACAATCACCATGATCGTGTATGGTGTTTTTGACAATGTGATAGAGATAAACCATAGAAGAAATGTCCTGTTTGACTATATGTAA
- the LOC134403142 gene encoding uncharacterized protein LOC134403142, which produces METPSTPMRPIEVSTPMAPERPKPRKRYLSTSSDDEQFPPTKTPQEEDEEISQIWQSLLDSISIPNSIMQEPAAEAVTAEEPEKCINTSIPPSPIELWNMASASNIHIQAPEALANNQPAHLTLKNLLGLSIDETQHILPRKRRGAMRGIVRATIYGILKHCLSQYLYESCIGCTIQAPGQSSHECTVWTENDISTKLRILCAKLWFQPVLHVVILIGYSLNCLALTSENVDQVLILTTEISRAINPRMYLEKIMKTTDQSFLQHVERVIKDRPYKSFLTSKLHLFN; this is translated from the exons atggaaacccccagcaccccgatgaggCCTATAGAGGTGTCTACCCCGATGGCACCAGAGAGGCCTAAACCCAGAAAGCGTTATCTCAGCACCAGCTCTGacgatgaacagttcccaccaacaaagaccccacaggaggaagatgaggagatctcacaaatatggcaaagcttgttggaCTCTATCTCgataccaaactctataatgcag gagccagcagcagaggctgtaacagctgaagAACCTGAGAAGTGCATCAATACTAGCATCCCGCCGTCACCTATTGAgctttggaatatggcttctgcaagtaacattcacattcag gctcctgaagcattggcaaacaaTCAGCCGGCGCATCTCACCCTGAAAAATCTTCTTGGACTGTCGATTGatgaaacacagcacattttaccAAGAAAGCGTCGAGGAGCTATGCGTGGAATTGTCAGAGCAACCATTTATGGCATCTTGAAACACTGCCTAAGCCAGTATCTGTATGAGAGCTGTATTGGATGTACAATACAGGCCCCTGGACAGAGCTCTCACGAATGTACAGTATGGacagaaaatgacatttccacaaaactacgcattctttgtgcaaaactctggtttcagcctgtgttgcatgttgttatcctcattggttattctctaaattgtcttgctttgacctcagagaatGTGGACCAGGTCTTAATTCTGACTACAGAGATTAGCAGAGCTATAAATCCCCGAATGTaccttgaaaaaattatgaagaccACCGACCAATCCTTTCTTCAACATGTAGAACGCGTAATCAAAGATCGGCCCTATAAGTCATTTCTTACatct AAACTCCATCTTTTCAATTGa